Proteins encoded in a region of the Elaeis guineensis isolate ETL-2024a chromosome 7, EG11, whole genome shotgun sequence genome:
- the LOC105048624 gene encoding ras-related protein RABH1e: MAVVSALAKYKLVFLGDQSVGKTSIITRFMYDKFDTTYQATIGIDFLSKTMYLEDRTVRLQLWDTAGQERFRSLIPSYIRDSSVAVIVYDVANRQSFLNTSKWIEEVRTERGSDVIIVLVGNKTDLVDKRQVSIEEGEAKAREFGVMFIETSAKAGFNIKPLFRKIAAALPGMETLSSTKQEDMVDVNLKPTVSASQSEQQSGGCSC, from the exons ATGGCGGTGGTATCGGCTCTGGCGAAGTATAAGCTGGTCTTCTTGGGGGATCAATCGGTGGGGAAGACTAGCATCATCACCCGATTCATGTACGACAAATTCGATACCACCTACCAG GCCACAATTGGGATTGATTTTCTGTCAAAGACAATGTACCTTGAAGATCGCACAGTTCGCTTGCAACTTTG GGATACTGCTGGACAGGAGAGATTTAGGAGTCTTATTCCAAGCTACATCAGAGATTCTTCTGTTGCAGTAATTGTTTATGATGTAGCCA ATCGGCAATCATTTTTAAACACTTCAAAGTGGATTGAAGAAGTGCGAACAGAACGGGGAAGTGATGTTATTATTGTCCTAGTAGGAAACAAGACGGATCTTGTTGACAAAAG GCAAGTTTCTATTGAAGAAGGAGAAGCCAAGGCCCGTGAATTTGGGGTCATGTTCATAGAAACCAGTGCAAAAGCAGGATTCAACATTAAG CCTCTCTTCCGCAAGATTGCTGCAGCCTTACCAGGGATGGAGACTCTTTCTTCGACCAAACAAGAAGACATGGTTGACGTCAACTTGAAGCCCACTGTCAGTGCCTCGCAGTCAGAACAGCAATCAGGAGGATGTTCGTGCTAG
- the LOC140859169 gene encoding uncharacterized protein, producing MVSLQAALSPEENLCLNLENQLSKKRKREAGEESDDFFAKEINLLKSKDTKPDLELHLDTPLPLEWRQRCLDGKSGQIHLDSIRTHKRSSKDPRGSAEPLTSCPSLDLELNLTFEPPRSHINGEDRAKQDSCGNWCNPKDNSGSMLKSLSWISLDADQPAEMVATVCMRCHMLVVMCKATLTCPSCKFVHPPNRSSSTLVKPGFKLLLCED from the exons ATGGTGTCCTTGCAAGCAGCCCTTTCCCCAGAGGAAAACTTATGCCTTAACCTCGAGAACCAGCTATCGAAGAAAAGGAAGAGGGAGGCCGGCGAAGAGAGTGACGACTTCTTTGCAAAGGAGATCAACTTGTTAAAGTCCAAGGATACGAAGCCCGACCTCGAGCTCCATCTGGACACTCCCTTGCCATTAGAGTGGCGCCAACGATGCCTTGATGGCAAG TCAGGCCAGATACACTTAGATAGCATCAGGACACACAAGAGGAGCTCCAAAGATCCTAGAGGAAGTGCAGAGCCACTGACTTCATGTCCGAGCCTGGACCTCGAGCTCAACCTCACGTTTGAGCCCCCGAGAAGCCACATCAATGGAGAAGATAGAGCAAAGCAGGACTCTTGTGGCAATTGGTGCAATCCCAAGGATAATTCTGGCAGCATGTTGAAGTCCTTATCCTGGATATCCCTTGATGCTGATCAACCGGCCGAGATGGTGGCTACTGTGTGCATGCGGTGCCATATGCTGGTCGTGATGTGCAAGGCCACTCTAACGTGCCCGAGTTGCAAATTTGTGCACCCACCAAACCGTAGCTCGTCTACGTTGGTTAAGCCAGGGTTTAAGCTTTTGCTTTGCGAGGATTAA